From Mucilaginibacter rubeus, a single genomic window includes:
- a CDS encoding ABC transporter ATP-binding protein yields MIKVDNVSKHFGGVKAVDGVSFDVADQENLILLGTSGCGKTTTLKMINRLIEPTSGTIYIDGKNIMEQPPEALRRGIGYVLQNNGLFPHYTVAQNIAVVPNLLKWDKQKTEKRTAELMEKLHLDASYLDVYPNELSGGQQQRIGLARALVSDPPVLLMDEPFGALDNVTRSKIHAEFKALDELKRKTIIMVTHDVQEAFELGDRICLMDKGKIIQSGTPAQLLFNPVNDFVKDFLKHQRLQLEFKAIKLTDLWELLPELNKEAKASSFNAGSNLWETLESFKFNNGETVNISKDQNESKTVSFEQLMSAFYHYKNHQAHE; encoded by the coding sequence ATGATAAAAGTTGACAATGTAAGTAAACATTTTGGCGGGGTTAAAGCGGTTGACGGCGTATCGTTTGATGTGGCAGATCAGGAAAACCTGATCCTGTTAGGTACAAGCGGCTGCGGCAAAACCACCACGCTGAAAATGATCAACCGGCTTATTGAGCCAACAAGCGGCACTATTTATATCGATGGTAAAAATATCATGGAGCAGCCACCCGAGGCCCTGCGCCGTGGAATTGGCTATGTGCTGCAAAATAATGGCTTGTTCCCTCATTATACGGTTGCTCAGAACATTGCAGTTGTACCCAACCTGTTAAAATGGGATAAGCAGAAAACAGAAAAGCGCACAGCCGAACTGATGGAGAAGCTTCATCTTGATGCATCATATTTAGATGTTTATCCAAATGAACTAAGCGGTGGTCAGCAGCAGCGTATCGGCCTGGCAAGGGCATTGGTATCCGATCCGCCGGTGTTGCTGATGGATGAGCCTTTCGGGGCGCTGGATAATGTTACCCGCTCAAAAATTCATGCCGAGTTTAAAGCGCTTGACGAGTTGAAGCGTAAAACCATCATCATGGTAACGCATGATGTACAGGAGGCTTTTGAACTGGGCGATAGGATTTGCCTGATGGATAAGGGTAAAATTATCCAGTCGGGTACACCTGCTCAATTACTGTTTAACCCGGTTAATGATTTTGTAAAAGATTTTCTGAAACATCAGCGCCTGCAATTGGAGTTTAAAGCCATTAAACTGACCGACCTATGGGAGCTGCTGCCTGAACTGAATAAAGAAGCAAAAGCATCATCATTTAATGCAGGTAGTAACCTTTGGGAAACACTTGAAAGCTTTAAGTTTAATAACGGCGAAACTGTTAACATCAGCAAGGATCAAAATGAGTCAAAAACTGTAAGTTTTGAGCAGCTAATGTCGGCTTTTTATCACTATAAAAATCACCAGGCCCATGAATGA
- a CDS encoding mercuric reductase, which translates to MKTYDAIVIGAGQAGAPLAKRLAKAGKKTVIIEKRFYGGTCVNDGCTPTKTMIASAKAAYMAGKSHELGVPVKKFSVDLAAIKKRKDEIVLRSRNGGLKAAEKTQNLDVVFGEAVFTGEKTVEVKLNSGKIQTFTADLVFLNPGALPLIPEIEGLNEIQYLNSTTILDLEEVPEHLLVLGGNYIGLEFGQMFRRFGSKVTILEKSERIVSHEDLDISEEMQKILELESISIHCNTQAIKFKQKTGGKITVTTSRKGEEHKIKCTHVLVAIGRKPQTEALNLPAAGIETDEHGNIKVNDTLETTATGVYALGDAKGGPAFTHISYNDYTIVYRNLFEGTDYTIKDRPVPYCMFTDPQLGRIGIDETEAKKLGIKYKVAKLPMAHVARAIETGDTRGFMKAIVDPDTKKILGATVLGPEGGEIMTVLQMAMEGGITYDRIRYCVFAHPLYSESLNNLFMTLGD; encoded by the coding sequence ATGAAAACATACGATGCCATCGTTATAGGCGCCGGTCAGGCCGGTGCCCCTTTAGCCAAAAGACTGGCTAAGGCCGGGAAAAAGACTGTTATAATTGAGAAGCGATTTTATGGCGGTACCTGCGTTAATGATGGCTGTACACCCACTAAAACCATGATTGCTTCGGCAAAGGCGGCTTATATGGCTGGTAAAAGTCATGAACTGGGTGTGCCTGTAAAAAAGTTTTCGGTTGATCTGGCTGCCATAAAAAAGCGCAAGGATGAAATTGTACTGCGCTCACGTAATGGTGGACTTAAAGCTGCCGAAAAAACACAAAACCTTGATGTGGTATTTGGTGAGGCTGTTTTCACAGGCGAGAAAACAGTGGAGGTAAAGCTTAACAGCGGCAAGATCCAAACGTTTACTGCTGATCTTGTCTTTTTAAATCCCGGCGCATTGCCTTTAATCCCCGAGATTGAAGGTCTGAACGAGATTCAATACCTTAATTCAACCACTATACTTGATCTGGAAGAGGTGCCGGAACACCTGCTGGTACTTGGTGGAAATTATATCGGCCTGGAGTTTGGGCAGATGTTTCGCCGCTTTGGCAGTAAGGTTACTATCCTGGAAAAGTCTGAGCGGATAGTATCACACGAGGATCTGGATATTTCAGAAGAGATGCAGAAGATCCTCGAATTGGAATCTATTAGTATCCATTGCAATACGCAGGCTATTAAGTTTAAACAAAAAACGGGCGGCAAAATAACAGTGACCACTTCGCGAAAAGGAGAGGAGCATAAGATCAAGTGTACCCATGTATTGGTAGCTATAGGCCGCAAACCGCAAACGGAGGCTTTAAATTTGCCCGCCGCCGGGATCGAGACTGATGAGCATGGCAATATTAAAGTGAACGATACGCTGGAAACTACCGCTACTGGTGTTTATGCGCTTGGTGATGCCAAGGGCGGTCCTGCATTTACACATATTTCCTATAACGATTACACTATTGTTTACCGTAACCTTTTTGAAGGTACCGATTATACCATAAAAGATCGCCCGGTGCCTTACTGTATGTTTACCGATCCGCAGTTGGGCCGTATTGGGATCGATGAAACTGAGGCCAAAAAACTGGGCATCAAATATAAAGTTGCCAAGCTGCCCATGGCCCATGTAGCCCGTGCCATTGAAACCGGCGATACTCGAGGCTTTATGAAAGCTATTGTCGATCCGGATACAAAGAAAATATTAGGTGCAACCGTACTTGGCCCTGAAGGCGGCGAGATCATGACCGTGCTGCAAATGGCCATGGAGGGTGGTATTACTTATGACAGGATCCGTTATTGTGTTTTTGCCCATCCGCTATATTCCGAATCGCTGAACAACCTGTTCATGACCCTTGGCGACTAA
- a CDS encoding DUF427 domain-containing protein translates to MKAIWNNQVIAESNDTIVVENNHYFPKESVKAEYLKETDIHTTCPWKGKASYYTLDVDGKENQDAAWYYPEPKEAAKNITNYVAFWKGVKITE, encoded by the coding sequence ATGAAAGCTATCTGGAATAACCAGGTCATTGCCGAAAGCAATGACACTATTGTTGTTGAAAATAATCATTACTTCCCTAAAGAAAGCGTTAAGGCCGAGTATCTTAAAGAAACCGATATACACACCACTTGCCCGTGGAAAGGCAAGGCATCATATTATACCCTCGACGTTGATGGTAAGGAAAACCAGGATGCCGCATGGTATTATCCTGAGCCCAAGGAGGCCGCTAAAAACATTACCAACTATGTGGCGTTTTGGAAAGGTGTAAAAATTACTGAATAA
- a CDS encoding carboxypeptidase-like regulatory domain-containing protein, protein MEKLLTIFIFLSFSTSSLYSQNKTIKGRLIDDDLETLPYVSILINDTVKVGKTDLNGFFHIDIPISVEKITFSTVGIEPATIKLADKCNEVEVVMMLSSTYDFITLKRIDKLRMKRFKKVSELHKRAFEKGIFKTDKSCYIQEFMPYYKRK, encoded by the coding sequence TTGGAGAAATTACTAACCATTTTTATTTTCCTGAGTTTTTCAACATCCAGTCTTTATTCTCAGAATAAAACAATTAAAGGACGGCTAATTGATGATGATTTGGAAACTTTACCATACGTATCAATCTTGATTAATGACACAGTTAAGGTTGGCAAAACAGATTTAAATGGTTTTTTCCATATAGATATTCCTATTTCCGTGGAAAAAATAACATTTAGCACTGTTGGAATAGAGCCCGCAACTATAAAGCTTGCGGATAAATGCAATGAAGTAGAGGTTGTAATGATGCTAAGCAGTACTTATGATTTTATAACTCTAAAGCGGATAGATAAACTTCGAATGAAAAGATTTAAGAAAGTATCGGAATTACATAAAAGGGCATTCGAGAAAGGAATATTTAAAACGGATAAATCTTGTTATATACAAGAGTTTATGCCTTATTATAAAAGAAAATAA